The genome window CGATGGGATAGCCAAGCTCTTGTAGGTAGCGCACCTTCACTGTTTTTGCAAAAAGCTCCAGTTGAAGCGAGTTGAGCGCATCGTTTACATAGAACTCCCGATGCACTTCAGCTCCCTCCGCGGCAAATAAGTTCGCCAAAACATCGCCTAACGCCGCCGCGCGACCGTTCACAACGCTGATCGGGCCCGTTGGGTTTGCGCTAACAAACTCCAACAGGATCTTCTGACCAAGACGCGCTTGAGAGCGCCCGTAGTCTCTCCCTAACTCCTCGATGCGCAATAGGGTACTGTAGAGCCAATCAGGATTCAAAAACAGGTTAAGAAAACCTGGGCCTGCCACCTCCACGCGTTCAATGAGCTTATCGGGGTCCTCAATATACCGCCGAATGATCTCGGCGATCGTGCGACTGTCTGCCATACCGGCGGATTTACGCAGCGTCAACGCCAGGTTGCTCGAATAGTCCCCGAACTGCTTCGATGGAGGCATTTCGAGTTTTACCGTAAAATCATCTGTCGTCAGCTTTAGCTCACCGGCCTCGCGCGCTGCCAATACGGCTCGCTTGAGGATGCTTGCCAGTTTTTCCGTAATCACCTAAGAACCACTCCTCAAAAAAGATAAGACGAACGCCCTCTAGCGCAAAAATGCGCTTAGAAAGGGTATGTAAGAGACAATGAAGGCGATGATTCCCATTCCAATGAGAGCTTGTAGCAGCCCCATACACCATATTTTTCGGAGGATATGCGGCCGCGTTGGATAGCTCTGTAAGTAGCGCTCAATAAGCTCGTTCCCGGCCCGAATGCCCTTCTCCAACTGATGCTCACTCGCAGGGCGCGTGGTAAACCATAACTGTAGAAACGCTCCGACACGACGCCATGTGAAGAGCGTCACCAGGCCAGCGATCACGATAGCACCCTCCTGCAACCAGGGGAAGCAACTGGCCAGCTCTGCCACGAAGGCAAAAATTCCCATCGCCGCCACGAGATTGGTGCCACAGCGAGGGTGTACCCGAGGCATCCTCCGGACGACTGGCACCACAAGAGGTTCGCGGCGCTCAATCGCATGAACCGTTTGGTGCTCTGCCGCATGATAGCCCGCTAGCACCGAAAATCGCATCAAGAGGAGATAAGGCAAAATAACGACGCTGCGCACACATACCGCACAGGCCGACCACCATGGATGGGCATCCTGAAGCGCTGCATTCATATCGAAAACCCAGTGAGGAACAAATGGGATCCAAACGGCCAACCGCTCGAGACCCCAACCAGACAGCCATAGGCTTCCAAAAATCAGTAGGCCCATAAAAGCCCCTGTTGCTATAAGAGCGATATTAGATGCTCCTGCCTGGATTCGGCCATCGGTAAGGTAGACCCCAAACGGCGTGGCCATTCCCCCAATGGGTGGGAGTTGCGGACGCAACATCGGCTCTGGGAAGAACAGATCGAGAGGATGAAGGTAGCCAAGGCAGTACCCCTCTTTATCTACTACCGGCAAGGCCGGTAGACTTCGGTCTAAACGGTTACGCCAACGCTCGCGTAATGTCTCTAAAGGGGTCTCTGGTGCAACAGTCTCCTCAGCGGGCTGAAGAAAGTCGCTCACGGAGGCCCACCTTGCCTCATCGTCTAATCCCCTCTCTCTGACATAACGCAACAAAGACTCGCGCGAAACCATGCCCATGAGATGGCCGTCAAGCGTTACCGGTAAAGCCTCCACACCATAATTCCGCATAAGATGCAAAGCCCGCTCTACGCTATCTTCAGGAGCCGGTAAAGGTCCCTGACGCAATAGGCCTCTCAGCGTCAGCGGCCAGCTTCCTTGGGTTGCCACAGATGTATCTTGAGCTAAAAGCCTAGCATCACTATCTGACATGGAGATCTATCATCTAAAAAAGCGATTAGCGCCGATAGGAGCGGCGCTTTAAAAAATTATACCTCATGAAGCCCCACTGAAGAAGAAAACTTGCCTTTGCAATTCGTATCGGAGTATATATCTCTGCCAGATCTCTGTAATGTGTAGGCTCAACCTATCCTCGTCGTAAGACTGACTACAAGAACTTCAGAAAGGGTTGCAACTTGACACCTGAGGACATTGCACAAAAAGCCCGCCAGATCGCCAATGCCGTAGAAACAGCCATTATCGGCAAAAGTGAAGTCGTCGAGTTGGCACTTGCCGTGCTGTTAGCGGAAGGCCACCTGCTCATTGAAGATATCCCCGGTGTGGGCAAAACCACACTCGCTAAAGCGTTGGCACGGGCTTTGGGCATCTCCTTTAAACGCATTCAGTTTACGCCCGACCTCCTCCCTGCCGATATCACCGGCTCTTCCGTCTATAACCAAAAACAGGGAGAGTTCGAAGTGCGCCCAGGCCCGCTCTTCGCAAATATTGTGCTCGCCGATGAGATCAATCGAACCACTCCCAAGACCCAGGCCGCACTGCTTGAATCGATGGAAGAACACCAAGTTACCATTGATGGCAACTCGATTCCTCTTCCTTCTCCTTTCTTTGTCATCGCCACCCAGAACAATGTTGAAATGGCCGGAACCTATCCTCTCCCCGAAGCTCAACTCGATCGCTTTATGGCGCGATTGGCCATGGGCTACCCCGATCGCGCGGCGGAACGGCGCATCCTATCCCAACAACAACATACCCGTCCCTTAGAGCAGATCGAACCCGTTACGGATGCTGCAGAGATTGTCGCCATTCAAAAACAGGTACGTCAGGTTCACGTAGATGCAAGCCTTCAAGAATATGTGCTAGATATTGTAAACTATACACGGAATCAGCCGCAAGTTATTTTGGGGGCGAGTACTCGTGGCGCCCTGTGCCTCATGCACGCTGGGCAGGCGCTTGCAGCGATAAGAGGCCGTACCTATGTGAAACCGGACGATATCAAAACGCTTGCAGTGGCCGTGCTCGCCCATCGTATTACCGTAAGGCCGGAATACCGCCTCCGTGGCATAACGCCCCAAAGCTGTGTCGAAGAGGCCCTGCAACGCATTCGTGTGCCGGTTGATTAAAGAGCGCTTCGTTGAGGAAGGTGGATAGCGCATGCAGCATAGTAAATGGATCGTGCTCGGTTTTGGAGCGCTCTGCCTTATTACCGTGGCAACGGTGATTCCTCCGGCCCAGCATCTCTACTATATGGCAGCTATCCTCATCACGCTGCCTGCTATCTCGTACTTTGCAGGCTGGACCATGTTGCGCGGGCTCACATTTCAACGAGAAGTACCTTCCGCCGCTATGGAAGGGGAAGAGATTGATATCGTCTACACGATCTCAAACGACACCCGTTTCATGCGCTTTTTCCTCAGCACGTATGAAGAGTTTCCGCCATGGCTTACCCCCATCGAAGAGGAGCCGCTCTTTAATGTGCCCGCAAAAAGCACTATCCGTGTCGCTCGCCGCGTGCGCTGTCTACGCCGTGGCGTTTACAACACCACTAGCTTTCACATCTCTGCGATGGACCCGCTCGGTGTATTCGCATTTACGCAGTCGGTACCAACAGAGGGCGAACTCATCGTCTATCCTTCTCCTTATAAACTTTCTCAAGCCGTTATAGGGGGCGGTGAACAGTTTGGGCTGCAACAGATCGTGGCCTCTTTCCGTCAAGGCACAAGCGTAGATCTCGCTGGGGTCAGACCCTACGTTCCAGGAGACCCCCTCCGCCGAATTCATTGGCGCCAAACCGCACGAACCGGTCAGCTCAATGTGGTGGAGTTCGAGGAGATGCAGTCCTCACGCTTGGTGTTGCTCCTTGATGCGCATCGTGGCTGCGATAGGGGCATGGAACCTCAAACCCCATTGGAGTATATGATCAAGGTGGCCGCAGCCCTACTTACGGAAGCCCTCGAAGCCGGAGCGTGGAGTCGGCTCTGTATCACCGATGGACGCGTGCCAGCCGG of Chthonomonas calidirosea T49 contains these proteins:
- a CDS encoding DUF1385 domain-containing protein; amino-acid sequence: MSDSDARLLAQDTSVATQGSWPLTLRGLLRQGPLPAPEDSVERALHLMRNYGVEALPVTLDGHLMGMVSRESLLRYVRERGLDDEARWASVSDFLQPAEETVAPETPLETLRERWRNRLDRSLPALPVVDKEGYCLGYLHPLDLFFPEPMLRPQLPPIGGMATPFGVYLTDGRIQAGASNIALIATGAFMGLLIFGSLWLSGWGLERLAVWIPFVPHWVFDMNAALQDAHPWWSACAVCVRSVVILPYLLLMRFSVLAGYHAAEHQTVHAIERREPLVVPVVRRMPRVHPRCGTNLVAAMGIFAFVAELASCFPWLQEGAIVIAGLVTLFTWRRVGAFLQLWFTTRPASEHQLEKGIRAGNELIERYLQSYPTRPHILRKIWCMGLLQALIGMGIIAFIVSYIPFLSAFLR
- a CDS encoding AAA family ATPase; amino-acid sequence: MTPEDIAQKARQIANAVETAIIGKSEVVELALAVLLAEGHLLIEDIPGVGKTTLAKALARALGISFKRIQFTPDLLPADITGSSVYNQKQGEFEVRPGPLFANIVLADEINRTTPKTQAALLESMEEHQVTIDGNSIPLPSPFFVIATQNNVEMAGTYPLPEAQLDRFMARLAMGYPDRAAERRILSQQQHTRPLEQIEPVTDAAEIVAIQKQVRQVHVDASLQEYVLDIVNYTRNQPQVILGASTRGALCLMHAGQALAAIRGRTYVKPDDIKTLAVAVLAHRITVRPEYRLRGITPQSCVEEALQRIRVPVD
- a CDS encoding DUF58 domain-containing protein; translation: MQHSKWIVLGFGALCLITVATVIPPAQHLYYMAAILITLPAISYFAGWTMLRGLTFQREVPSAAMEGEEIDIVYTISNDTRFMRFFLSTYEEFPPWLTPIEEEPLFNVPAKSTIRVARRVRCLRRGVYNTTSFHISAMDPLGVFAFTQSVPTEGELIVYPSPYKLSQAVIGGGEQFGLQQIVASFRQGTSVDLAGVRPYVPGDPLRRIHWRQTARTGQLNVVEFEEMQSSRLVLLLDAHRGCDRGMEPQTPLEYMIKVAAALLTEALEAGAWSRLCITDGRVPAGFLDTGGDRGQTHRHLLLGELARVEATGEIPLSDVISAIYPSLTPGLVLVLITTTEDPVLPQVLSDIVTTLAVRPFVIGFDVSSFPEHPPTAGNFSHFLSSLAATEVQTLLLGYQAEAGLVIKEHSYEPRSHASRW